From a single Miscanthus floridulus cultivar M001 chromosome 8, ASM1932011v1, whole genome shotgun sequence genomic region:
- the LOC136475030 gene encoding probable polygalacturonase — protein sequence MVETGVGRLYQRRGAVAFVAANKALLAAAWVVGFALVFLWQSASMSFGSAGAGGAAAGGGFLRLLSAPPPPPPPPPRPAPRLRPTAYNLTDFGAVGDGRAVNTEAFERAVEAIAALAERGGGQLNVPPGRWLTAPFNLTSHMTLFLAEGAEILGITDEKYWPLMPALPSYGYGRECKGPRFGSLIHGQNLKDVVITGHNGSINGQGEVWWMKHRRRILNNTRPPLVQLMWSKDIIVANITLRNSPFWHLHPYDCTNVTVSNVTILSPVSGAPNTDGIDPDSCQDVLIENCYISVGDDAIAIKSGWDQYGIAYGRPTSNILIRNVTARSLVSAGISIGSEMSGGVANVTVENVRIWESRRGVRIKTATGRGGYIRNISYRNITFDNVRAGIVIKVDYNEHADDGYNRTAFPDITSISFKGIHGRGVRVPVRAHGSDVVPIKDISFQDMSVGISYKKKHIFQCSYVEGRVVRPVFPKPCENLDVYDEQGQLVKRAVALNSTELDYDI from the exons ATGGTGGAGACGGGCGTGGGGAGGCTGTACCAGCGCCGGGGCGCGGTCGCCTTCGTCGCGGCCAACAAGGCGCTGCTGGCCGCCGCGTGGGTCGTCGGGTTCGCGCTCGTGTTCCTGTGGCAGAGCGCCTCGATGTCCTTCGGCAGCGCCGGCgctggcggcgccgccgccggcggaggGTTCCTCAGGCTCCTGtcggcgccgcctccgcctccgcctccgcctccgcgcccCGCGCCGCGGCTTCGCCCCACGGCGTACAACCTCACGGACTTCGGCGCCGTCGGGGACGGCCGGGCGGTCAACACCGAGGCGTTCGAGCGCGCCGTCGAGGCCATCGCCGCGCTCGCGGAGCGAGGCGGCGGACAGCTCAATGTGCCCCCCGGGCGCTGGCTCACGGCGCCCTTCAACCTCACCAGCCACATGACGCTGTTTCTTGCCGAGGGCGCGGAGATCCTTGGCATTACG GATGAGAAGTACTGGCCATTGATGCCAGCATTACCATCATATGGGTATGGGCGGGAGTGCAAAGGACCACGCTTTGGGAGTCTCATTCATGGACAGAATTTGAAAGATGTGGTCATTACAG GACATAATGGGAGCATAAATGGCCAGGGTGAAGTCTGGTGGATGAAGCATCGCAGAAGAATTCTGAATAACACGAGACCTCCTCTTGTGCAGCTGATGTGGTCCAAGGACATTATTGTTGCGAACATAACATTGAGGAATTCACCTTTCTGGCACTTGCATCCTTATGATTGCACAAATGTAACTGTTTCGAATGTTACTATCTTATCTCCTGTTTCTGGTGCTCCAAACACAGATGGCATAGATCCAG ATTCTTGTCAAGATGTGCTTATTGAGAATTGCTACATATCGGTTGGTGATGATGCAATAGCTATAAAGAGTGGTTGGGATCAGTATGGTATTGCATACGGTCGCCCAACTTCTAACATTTTAATCCGCAATGTAACCGCCCGTTCTCTTGTGAG TGCTGGAATTTCAATAGGCAGTGAGATGTCTGGCGGAGTTGCAAATGTTACGGTGGAGAATGTACGCATCTGGGAATCAAGGAGAGGTGTGAGGATAAAGACTGCCACAGGAAGAGGCGGCTACATCCGGAACATCTCCTATCGCAACATAACTTTTGACAATGTCCGTGCTGGGATTGTGATAAAGGTTGACTACAACGAGCATGCTGATGACGGATACAACCGGACAGCCTTCCCAGACATCACTAGTATATCTTTCAAGGGAATCCATGGGCGGGGTGTTCGGGTGCCTGTCCGCGCTCATGGCAGCGACGTCGTCCCCATCAAGGACATCAGCTTCCAGGACATGTCGGTAGGCATCAGCTACAAGAAGAAGCACATCTTCCAGTGCTCCTACGTCGAGGGGCGTGTCGTCAGGCCCGTGTTCCCGAAGCCATGTGAGAACCTGGACGTCTATGATGAGCAAGGGCAGCTTGTCAAGCGGGCAGTGGCCCTGAACAGCACAGAACTTGACTACGATATATGA
- the LOC136475029 gene encoding uncharacterized protein, which yields MMFRVPRRLVARAAGGASPPVPAAGPRNKKKKMAVARLGGKRRLFGAIRRLRMRWLAMLYRRTLRRLRAYYATAINDLLEGAAVISSLRGPTAGANCVGTAFAPVVTVGL from the coding sequence ATGATGTTCCGGGTGCCGCGGAGACTGGTGGCCAGAGCGGCGGGTGGAGCGTCGCCGCCGGTGCCTGCGGCGGGGCCAaggaataagaagaagaagatggccgTGGCGAGGCTCGGGGGAAAAAGGAGGCTCTTTGGCGCAATCCGGCGGCTCCGGATGCGGTGGCTGGCCATGCTGTACAGGCGCACGCTGCGGCGGCTGCGCGCCTACTACGCCACGGCGATCAACGACCTCCTCGAGGGCGCCGCCGTCATCAGCTCCCTCCGCGGGCCGACCGCCGGCGCCAACTGCGTCGGCACCGCGTTCGCGCCGGTCGTCACCGTCGGCCTCTGA
- the LOC136478200 gene encoding ATP-dependent DNA helicase Q-like 3, whose translation MQHSHLSRCHRDWDIRCGFEVCFPRDCDSTESPRHPALKMKGVLQIKGALGREKKAPKELESVLNRYFGYSEFRGKQLEAIEAVLSGRDCFCLMPTGGGKSMCYQIPALVKTGIVLVISPLIALMENQVASLKNKGIPAEFLSSTQASHTKQRIHEDLDTGNPSLKLLYVTPELVATSGFTAKLKKLYNRGLLGLVAIDEAHCISTWGHDFRPSYRKLSSLRKQFPDIPLLALTATAVPMVQKDVISSLCLQNPVILRASFNRPNIFYEVRYKDLLDDVYSDISNLLKSSGNVCSIIYCLERAACDDLSMHLSQQGVSSAAYHAGLNSKVRSSVLDDWLSSRTQVVVATVAFGMGIDRQDVRIVCHFNLPKSMESFYQESGRAGRDQRPSRSVLYYGLDDRRRMEFILRNPKTNKSQPSSSSNELSEKALADFSQIVDYCESSSCRRKKIIESFGEKVQPTLCQRSCDACKHPNLVSSRLEELRCVPNCRFNKISPVFQSSVKPAHLDTEFWNREDEASISAEDISDSDDGNEVVSNIAISKVPAKAGLDAKFKALERAENAYYQGKAQTKQQGGGLADKKSISQTLRDACQKRLLDALGQAKLRLGNIPCNDEASATHLETECFKKYEKVGKTFYNSQIAATVRWLSSATSSQMHDRLHALIDQTKDEGASGSPDIVPESPPAYPKIVGTRPGETSSYEADDKPQHICELEKRGHSDESAKCAAASTGNMELPAIPTFREFLSQKGRDRAKSYSNSQPSGIRRKSSGQVDKEETSKRMKS comes from the exons ATGCAACAT AGCCACCTCAGTCGATGCCATAGGGATTGGGACATAAGGTGTGGGTTCGAAGTTTGTTTTCCAAGAGATTGTGATTCAACTGAATCTCCACGCCACCCTGCA CTCAAAATGAAAGGCGTACTTCAGATTAAGGGGGCATTAGGGCGTGAAAAGAAGGCTCCTAAGGAGCTCGAGAGCGTCTTAAACCGATATTTTGGATATTCGGAATTTCGCGGAAAACAACTCGAAGCTATAGAAGCTGTTCTATCAG GAAGAGATTGCTTTTGTTTGATGCCAACTGGTGGTGGAAAGTCGATGTGCTATCAGATTCCAGCTCTGGTGAAGACAGGCATTGTTCTTGTCATTTCACCCTTGATAG CACTAATG GAGAACCAGGTTGCCAGCTTGAAAAATAAAGGGATTCCAGCTGAATTTCTCTCTTCCACACAGGCATCTCACACTAAACAAAGG ATACATGAAGACCTTGATACTGGCAATCCTTCTTTAAAGTTGCTATATGTCACTCCTGAGCTTGTTGCAACATCAGGCTTTACGGCAAAGCTAAAGAAGCTCTACAACAGAGGTCTTCTTGGTCTTGTTGCTATTGATGAG GCTCACTGTATTTCAACTTGGGGCCATGATTTCAG ACCTAGTTACCGCAAGCTTTCATCATTGAGGAAGCAGTTCCCGGATATCCCTTTGTTAGCTTTAACTGCAACTGCTGTCCCGAT GGTCCAGAAAGATGTGATATCATCACTGTGTCTGCAAAATCCAGTAATTCTTAGAGCTTCATTTAATCGACCCAATATATTCTATGAAG TTCGTTACAAGGATCTTCTTGATGATGTTTACTCTGATATATCAAATTTACTGAAGTCAAGCGGAAATGTCTGCTCAATTATATATTGTCTTGAACGGGCAGCTTGTGATGATCTAAGCATGCATTTGTCACAGCAGGGTGTCTCTTCTGCTG CTTATCATGCTGGCCTAAATAGCAAAGTGCGAAGTTCTGTTCTCGATGACTGGCTTTCATCCAGAACTCAAGTTGTTGTTGCAACTGTAGCCTTTGG GATG GGTATTGATAGACAAGATGTCCGTATTGTATGCCACTTCAACTTGCCTAAGTCAATGGAATCCTTCTACCAGGAGTCAGGTCGAGCTGGTCGTGATCAACGACCTTCAAGAAGTGTTTTGTATTACGGATTAGATGACCGGAGGAGAATG GAATTCATTTTGAGAAACCCCAAAACTAACAAATCCCAGCCGTCTTCCTCTTCAAATGAGCTTTCTGAGAAGGCTCTAGCTGACTTCAGTCAG ATTGTTGACTACTGTGAAAGTTCTAGCTGCCGGCGAAAAAAGATCATTGAGAGCTTTGGAGAGAAA GTTCAACCAACTTTATGCCAACGCTCATGCGATGCTTGCAAGCACCCAAACTTAGTGTCTTCACGTCTGGAGGAACTCCGTTGTGTGCCCAACTGTCGCTTTAATAAGATTTCCCCAGTGTTTCAAAG CTCAGTTAAACCAGCACACTTGGACACAGAATTCTGGAATCGGGAAGATGAGGCAAGCATATCGGCTGAAGACATCTCAGATTCTGATG ATGGGAATGAGGTTGTGAGTAATATAGCCATTTCAAAGGTTCCAGCAAAAGCTGGTCTGGATGCAAAATTTAAAGCCCTGGAGCGTGCTGAAAATGCTTATTACCAAGGCAAAGCTCAGACCAAGCAGCAG GGTGGTGGCCTTGCTGACAAGAAAAGCATCTCTCAGACGCTAAGAGATGCATGCCAGAAAAGATTGTTGGACGCTCTTGGACAAGCAAAGCTGCGACTTGGGAATATCCC GTGCAACGACGAGGCTTCTGCTACACACCTTGAAACAGAGTGCTTCAAAAAATATGAGAAAGTGGGCAAGACGTTCTACAACTCACAGATTGCCGCCACAGTTCGGTGGCTGTCATCGGCAACATCCAGTCAGATGCACGACCGCCTCCATGCTCTTATCGACCAAACTAAAGATGAAGGTGCGTCAGGCTCCCCCGACATTGTCCCAGAGTCACCTCCAGCATATCCTAAAATCGTTGGTACAAGGCCAGGAGAAACCAGTAGCTATGAAGCCGACGACAAACCACAGCATATTTGTGAGTTGGAGAAGAGGGGGCATTCAGATGAGTCTGCAAAGTGTGCTGCGGCATCGACTGGGAACATGGAGCTCCCCGCGATACCAACGTTCAGAGAATTCTTGAGCCAAAAAGGAAGGGATCGGGCAAAGAGCTATTCAAATTCCCAGCCATCTGGTATTCGTAGGAAGTCTAGTGGTCAGGTTGATAAGGAAGAAACCAGCAAGAGGATGAAATCATGA